The following proteins come from a genomic window of Diorhabda carinulata isolate Delta chromosome X, icDioCari1.1, whole genome shotgun sequence:
- the LOC130900869 gene encoding N-sulphoglucosamine sulphohydrolase produces the protein MYLLHFFTIFICVDSSLTKALNAVVILADDGGFEMGTYRNKICQTPNLDKLAKESLIFNKAFTSVSSCSPSRAALLTGMPSHQNGMYGLHQGVHNFNSFNKVKSITKILKDQGIRTGIIGKKHVGPENVYPFDYAETEENNSIFQVGRNITHIKLLTRTFLNTSDPFFLYIAFHDPHRCGHTNPEYGEFCQRFGNGEPGMGYIPDWQPIIYQPDELELPYFIPNTWEARKDVANQYTTISRLDQGVGLIIEELKNSGHYDNTLIIYSSDNGIPFPNGRTNMYDSGIQEPLFISSPLHKERRGQVTNSLTSLLDIVPTLLDWYGIKGETNSVEEFDHLYGRSLLPLLVKEPDDTSKEVIFGSYNLHEITMYYPMRMVRTQRYKLIHNINYYSPFPIDQDLYLSPTFQDILNKTRTNENTFWYKTLQEYYKRPEWELYDLKYDPEELNNIAKKSSQQQIFNELKEKLHKWQKETQDPWICSPHAVLEDEGSFKHNPQCLDLINI, from the exons atgtatctgttacatttttttactattttcatatGTGTGGATTCTAGTTTAACTAAAGCTTTGAATGCTGTTGTTATTTTGG ctGATGATGGAGGCTTTGAAATGGGTACATACAGAAACAAAATTTGCCAAACGCCTAATTTGGATAAATTGGCAAAagaaagtttaatttttaataaagcgTTTACTTCAGTGAGTAGCTGTTCTCCTAG tCGAGCAGCTTTGCTTACAGGAATGCCGTCACATCAGAATGGAATGTATGGATTACATCAAGGGgttcataattttaattcttttaataaagttaagagtataacaaaaattttgaaagatcaAGGCATTAGAACAG gCATTATTGGTAAGAAACATGTTGGTCCAGAAAATGTGTATCCATTTGATTATGCAGAAACTGAGGAGAATAATTCCATATTTCAGGTGGGGCGGAATATCACACATATTAAATTGTTGACTAGGACATTTTTGAATACGTCTGA tcctttctttttatatattgcATTTCATGACCCACATCGTTGCGGTCATACAAATCCCGAATATGGAGAATTTTGTCAACGGTTTGGAAATGGTGAACCAGGTATGGGTTATATCCCCGATTGGCAACCAATTATCTACCAACCAGATGAGCTTGAACTAccttattttattccaaatactTGGGAAGCTAGAAAGGATGTTGCTAATCAATATACAACTATTTCAAGGCTTGATCAAG GAGTTGGCTTAATCATCGAAGAATTAAAAAACTCTGGTCATTATGATAATACTCTGATCATTTATTCAAGTGATAATGGCATACCCTTTCCAAATGGAAGGACAAATATGTATGATTCTGGAATACAAGAGCCTTTATTTATTTCATCCCCACTTCATAAAGAAAGACGAGGTCAAGTAACAAATTCTTTAACAAGTTTATTAGATATTGTCCCTACACTATTGGATTGGTATGGAATTAAAGGAGAAACTAATTCTGTTGAAGAATTTGATCATTTATATGGTAGAAGTTTACTTCCACTTCTTGTTAAAG AACCAGATGATACATCAAAAGAAGTTATTTTTGGAAGTTATAATTTACATGAAATTACTATGTACTACCCTATGCGAATGGTTAGAACACAAAGATACAAActtatacataatataaattACTATTCACCTTTTCCTATAGACCAGGATTTATATTTGTCTCCAACATTCCAA gatattttgaataaaaccagGACAAATGAAAACACTTTTTGGTATAAAACTTTACAGGAATATTACAAACGTCCAGAGTGGGAATTGTATGATTTGAAGTATGATCCAGAAGAACTTAATAATATTGCAAAAAAGAGTTCtcaacaacaaatttttaacgagttaaaagaaaaattgcaTAAATGGCAAAAGGAGACCCAAGATCCTTGGATTTGTTCTCCACATGCGGTTTTGGAAGACGAGGGAAGTTTCAAACATAACCCACAATGTTTAGATTTGATTAATATTTGA